In Brachypodium distachyon strain Bd21 chromosome 2, Brachypodium_distachyon_v3.0, whole genome shotgun sequence, one genomic interval encodes:
- the LOC100839819 gene encoding uncharacterized protein LOC100839819, which produces MGDYTIQISTKLIDQLARDDEKVKRKFRKPKPKKVTPLQEETQDNGRELPSEPKGSPAPGWPLPPPMYLPVTPAPPPPPPAIQEVEAIRAVLAESENVLEKLQKEEAGVRQELSKRAKELHDKEFKLPYQNPVPCTDERAGCLECYKSNVEDPLKCAEAVKRFKACVRMARQSGHVKADQ; this is translated from the coding sequence ATGGGTGATTACACAATCCAAATAAGCACCAAGTTGATTGACCAACTCGCTCGTGATGATGAGAAGGTGAAAAGGAAGTTCAGGAAACCAAAGCCGAAGAAAGTCACACCACTACAAGAAGAGACTCAGGACAATGGCAGGGAACTTCCGAGTGAACCAAAGGGTAGCCCTGCTCCTGGGTGGCCACTGCCACCTCCCATGTATCTACCAGTAACCcctgctcctccaccgccCCCACCTGCAATCCAGGAAGTGGAAGCCATACGTGCCGTCTTGGCAGAGAGTGAGAATGTGCTAGAGAAGTTGCAGAAGGAGGAGGCAGGGGTGCGCCAAGAACTCAGCAAGAGAGCCAAGGAGCTGCACGACAAGGAGTTCAAGCTGCCTTACCAGAACCCTGTGCCATGCACCGACGAGAGAGCAGGCTGCCTGGAGTGCTACAAGAGCAACGTGGAAGATCCGCTCAAGTGTGCCGAAGCAGTCAAGAGATTCAAGGCGTGCGTCCGCATGGCAAGGCAGAGTGGCCACGTGAAAGCTGATCAGTAG